A portion of the Lolium rigidum isolate FL_2022 chromosome 1, APGP_CSIRO_Lrig_0.1, whole genome shotgun sequence genome contains these proteins:
- the LOC124682642 gene encoding patatin-like protein 1 yields MISPPPSEGRLITVLSIDGGGIRGLIPATILDCLECKLQELDGPDARIADYFDVIAGTSTGALVASMLATPDENNRPLFAAKDISDFYFENGPKIFPDKGFLAWVRNLIDLMTGPKYDGRFLHDQIRSLTGHVTIADTVTNCILPTFDIKFLQPVIFNTYEAKKEPLKNALLSDICISTSAAPTFFPPHYFKTYNPWGKVREREYNLIDGGVAANNPTMAAVSMITKEVLCRNMDFNLGKPAEYSNYLILSVGTGSAKLAEMYTAPECARWGLLQWLHDRCFTPIIDMFCHASADMVDIHAAVLFKALGAEKNYLRIQDDSLLGDTASVDIATEENMVALIEIGNRLLNKKVARVNIDTGRYEYVKDEGTNEEELARFAKELSRERKLRQTTLSSY; encoded by the exons ATGATCTCCCCGCCGCCGTCCGAGGGGCGGCTCATCACGGTGCTGAGtatcgacggcggcggcatccGTGGCCTCATCCCGGCCACCATCCTCGACTGCCTCGAGTGCAAGCTCCAA GAGCTGGACGGTCCGGACGCTCGCATCGCGGACTACTTCGACGTGATCGCCGGGACGAGCACTGGCGCGCTGGTGGCATCGATGCTTGCGACGCCGGATGAGAACAATCGACCTCTCTTCGCCGCCAAGGATATCAGCGACTTCTACTTCGAGAACGGGCCCAAGATCTTCCCGGACAAGGG CTTCCTGGCTTGGGTGAGGAATTTAATCGACTTGATGACGGGTCCTAAGTACGACGGCAGGTTTCTGCACGATCAGATCAGGAGCCTCACCGGCCACGTGACCATCGCCGACACCGTCACCAATTGCATCCTGCCCACCTTCGACATCAAGTTCCTGCAGCCGGTTATCTTCAACACATACGAGGCCAAGAAGGAGCCGCTCAAGAACGCCCTCCTGTCTGACATCTGCATCAGCACGTCGGCGGCGCCCACCTTCTTCCCGCCGCACTACTTCAAGACCTACAATCCATGGGGCAAGGTCCGCGAACGCGAGTACAACCTTATAGACGGCGGCGTGGCCGCCAACAACCCCACCATGGCTGCCGTGTCAATGATCACCAAGGAGGTCTTGTGCCGGAACATGGACTTCAACCTCGGCAAGCCCGCCGAGTACAGCAACTACCTCATCCTCTCCGTCGGCACCGGCTCGGCCAAGCTGGCGGAGATGTACACCGCGCCGGAATGTGCCAGGTGGGGCCTCCTCCAGTGGCTCCACGATCGCTGCTTCACCCCGATCATCGACATGTTCTGCCACGCCAGCGCCGACATGGTCGACATCCACGCCGCAGTGCTCTTCAAGGCTCTCGGGGCTGAGAAGAACTACCTTCGCATCCAGGACGACTCACTCCTTGGGGACACCGCGTCCGTGGATATCGCCACCGAGGAGAACATGGTGGCACTAATCGAGATTGGCAACAGGCTGCTCAACAAGAAGGTGGCCAGGGTGAACATCGACACTGGGAGGTATGAGTACGTCAAAGATGAGGGAACCAACGAGGAGGAGCTCGCGCGCTTTGCCAAGGAGCTCTCCCGAGAGCGCAAACTGCGCCAAACCACCCTCTCCTCCTACTAG